The sequence cattcaaatatacatttttagctatgaaactatgacagCAAACCGCAACCCCCCACCAAACTGGTCCCtgaagaaaatgtatgtttacagctgGTCCATGGGCAGAAAAAGGTTGGGGATCACTGCTTTAGATATATTTGATTGACAGGTTTGGCTGTGTCTGGTACAGACATAGCTGACCAGCTACTGATATGCCATCACTTTATGAGATAAATATACCCTTTAAAGATTTACAACATGTTTTGCAGAAAACATTCCTATCAAGTGCCCTTTATAATACTGATGAATAGAGGGTTTATTGGGACCCTTTCAGGTACCAGGGCTTGGGTATAATGTTACATCTGTACTGTTTAATAAATATCATTGTTAGTTAATGAAATTAGTGAAATAGTCAATGTTttttgatataataataataatttattttgtcAAGTACTGAGCACTGGATGTGATATATATCCAATCatctgcatacagaaatacagaaacATACACCATGGAATTACAAAGAATCAAGCAATCAGAATGCCACAGAATTTCACAGAAATCattttcatttcaacacaaacagcaataaaaagaCCAATGCATGATCAACTTAAGGAATACACATAAGTGTTACAGTAGCATCATCACTGCTAAATCATCTTCACAGAAGAACAGTAATGTATTATTAGAGTCCATCAGGACAGAATGGAGAACATAACCCTCAACCTATCATGAATGCAGTATGACCCAAGTACACAATACAATAGGACATTGGATTGATAGGACAATTTAGGAGGGGCGCACTATGTGGCAATAAGAATATGTGAAAAtacataaactatgtaactaaaaAATAGTTAACATTTGGTTCCCAATGTTGGAACATCAATGTAACTTCCCTAAGCTAAGGAAAAACACAACTTTCTATGAGAAAGGTTTGGCTTCTAATAGTCACCCGCTAACTAGCAGAGTGGACATTACATCATCATAATCATGACTGCACATGGGTTCATTCACAAACGATTGTCCTGCAGACCGTTAAGGCAGAAAGTGTCCATCTTAGACCAGTTGATGTAAATTCTTCACCAGGGTCTCCAAATGGATTTGCTTTTGTATCCAGCACCTGGATGTGGTTCTTTGGAGGTCATCTTAGTGGACAGCTCATAGGATACATTGTTTCCATTAAAGTATCTGAAAGGTTTGCTGTCTTTTTGGTCCTGGACTGGTAGGAAGGTGATGGAGTCCTGGACACAGCTGGAGTAGCCTTCTCTCTGGGCTTGGCTGGAGGTTGTGACATCTAGAACAGAAGAGACATACATGTCAGTGACAGCGTCCATCACCTGCTACAATCTGCTCTTAGTAAGAAACATATGAGATGTGTGAGGAGCTGGGACAAGACACTTACTTCTCTCTGCCATGTGCTGCTGCAGGAGGGTGACCGTCATCTCCAGGATATCGGCTTTCTCAGGTTTGGAGGGAAGCTGATGTCTCTGAAACTCCTTCTCCAGTAAGATGCGCAGCTGCTCGATACTGCTGTTAATGCGATCTCTCCTCATCTTCTCTATCACCGGCTTTCTCAgctatagaaaaataaatatatcattatTACAATGCTCTCGTATCCATATAgtccaaaatgtatttattttaattatgtaAATCAGCATAGAGACTATAGACACAACTCTGTGCACAATGACTGAGGATGACAATTATTAATATTGTATCAGCATTACCATTTAGACTACTAATGCATATGTGACACACTAGGTACACTGTGAATAAAGAGAGGATCTTACCTTTCTGAGGCCACCAGCAGCCTGATGATCCAAGGTCCTCATATCACATGGAGCCATGGTGCAgtgtctgggggtctctagtcTTGTGCTGTGTGAGGCAGTAGATGTCTGACTACTAGTGAGCAGCCgcccctctatatacccctctgCCTGCATAACAATGTGTGGAGAGCGGACTTACAAGAGGTTCCCACACTCAGTAGCCAATCACACAGCAGCGGGGACAATGGACGTGTGTCACAGTAAACTGTGATAGAGCAGGATAGCATCTGGAGCTGGTATTGTGTGGACAGACATGAAAGTGTGGGAAAGGAACACACCATAAAAAAGGTTTTAGTGCATCTGCTGCTGTGCACTACACACTGACATTGATACCATAGCACATAATACCAACTCATAATCATCAATAATAGAATAGAATCGATAACCATGTAAAAAATTGATGATAGATTGATCAATAGTAAAAAATCGGCAACACTTCTAATCCAtatttcataattattttatggAAAACCATTCTTAAATTAAAGGTGTTCTAAGACACAGAAGCAAAAATCTTTTGACTTATAAATACTAAAACGGggtaagattttacataaaagagagaattatagaaattatatttcaccctctcctccctctcccatccCTCTCCTCTCATAGAGTCAAACAAGCATGTGTTAGGAAGAGGTCTTGTAGAATAGCTGTCAAGTGTTTAGCAGACAACCAATGAAAGACAGCAAAGGAGGTTTTCTTATATTTCAAAAAATAGTAAAGGGaggaaaaagaaaacaataaaaaacagGGCTTTTCTGATATATGGTATCTCTCACTACCACATAAACAAACCAATGATCAGTCGCATTAgtgttattttgttgttttaAAACATCtctttttttagccattttttatATCTAAGATATATACGTAAAAAAAGGTCAACATTAATGTATCTTCTCATTACATGGGTTTTTATTTTTGAACTTGAAATCTCTAAGTTGTGTTTAAGTCTGGGTATCTCCCCCTGCCTACCTCTCTTCTTGTCCTTTGATGAGCTTTGTGTGAAGGGACCCCATCAAAGCAGCACACTTTCACACCTTGGCTACTTTTGATCCCAGTCTAACAAAAGACATTAGGCCTAATAGCTCTAACAGCCACTTGTCCATGAGACTGGAAGTGTGCCTGTCAGAAAGGTGTAAA comes from Engystomops pustulosus chromosome 6, aEngPut4.maternal, whole genome shotgun sequence and encodes:
- the LOC140065711 gene encoding transcription factor HES-5-like is translated as MAPCDMRTLDHQAAGGLRKLRKPVIEKMRRDRINSSIEQLRILLEKEFQRHQLPSKPEKADILEMTVTLLQQHMAERNVTTSSQAQREGYSSCVQDSITFLPVQDQKDSKPFRYFNGNNVSYELSTKMTSKEPHPGAGYKSKSIWRPW